In Procambarus clarkii isolate CNS0578487 chromosome 13, FALCON_Pclarkii_2.0, whole genome shotgun sequence, the genomic stretch AAATTTTGCACATTTGAAATTATTATTTTCACTTGTGGGGAAATATTAGGAGTATGGCTGATAATTCTCTCTTAATGTGGCTCCAAATCATATTTTTAATGGTTTTCATAGATGTAAACAAAAGTCAATACCAGACATTTCAGCCATGTCAAGTGCTGGCTGAGCCCATCACCCGCCAACTTTCTTCAGCTTGCCAAACCAATGAAAATGTAGATGTTAGTTTATTTCTACTTTTTCTACATTTTGTTTTTAATccatattaataatttaataagggGAAACAAATTTTTGTATAATTTTTGCACCTGGGCAGACATGTACATGTTTCCATAGTTGCACTTTAGGAGTTAATGTAGATTTTGTGCCAGTATCGCTAtcttatgtgtgtgtatatatatacagtatactgtcacTGAAAACTCCATACcctagaaggattcgaacccagacagccaggaacactatgcaccttggcgtaccttaaccactagatCACACCGACTATACAAAAATCttggtagtcgtgagactatttatcaAAAATCCGACAGCGCTTGGTGGTCAACtttggcatagatatttcatcgaatcacctcacttggtgGGGCCAAATgaacaacacaaatgcgaacaagcttgaatgggtcccaagccaatatgcatctgatattttcagttgcatattggcttgggacccATTCAAGCTTATTCGCACAGTATaccatatatattaatatatatattatactttatatatatacatatataaatttatttaggcATTCATGTTAATAATTGCACTATTGCATTTGATACAGGTAACACATTTTGTTAAGGTTATTGTAAAGGGACAGTAATACAGTATATGTTATGTACCTTACTTTCACATGGGCATTAAATTGGTGACTGGTTACCCAAATTTTCAAATTGGATTCACTATACAGTATAGTTAGTGTATATAGTTCCAtggtaattatttttttttttattttttttatcgcAGAAAGTGTACGTTCATTTCTGATGAAGAACAAACTGGGCAAATATAATGAAGAGGAACAGCAGAAACTAGAAGAGCAGAGAAAAGCTCttgagagagaagaggaggagaaagCCAAAGCAATCTCTGTAGGAAGTCGCTGTGAGGTATGTTTTCCACTTGTGGTTGGTTATTCTGTGCAAGCTTAATTTATCATTTATTCTAATTACCGATAATTGACCTTTTTTTGAATGACCACAAATGAATGCTCTGCTACTTTAGAAACCCATGTAGCATCTTTGTTTACTTGGTCAACCACACTGCAATATGACACAGGCTAAAAGTTAAGCTTGAAGATGTGCCAACAATACAATTTTCCTCGAGTTTTTGTCCTGAAGGGAATGAATATTGTACATTACACCACCATTCCTacccatacacacatacactcataTATGAGGGCCAGTGGCTTGAGTGGACAGAACGCTGGACATGTAATCCTGTTTTCTtgcgccggcgagaaaacaaAAAGCTAAAGAAATAAAGGTGCCAAAAAAAATTAGAAAGTCATCTTTTATTTCAGtgatagatggttggaacaagttaaggtaGAAGGTGGTGGATGCTAAAAACCgtctgtagtttcaaagcatcacaGGCTAGGAAtacgaagacaggacaccacgagcgcagttgttatcttgtaactacacttgggtagtcTGTTACAGTTACAATTCTGGAGTTTATAAATGCCTGTAGTGTCATTTGGATGCCATTACTGCCACACAGTATAGGCCGAgtaggctgccagggacagtttAAATAGCTTGTCTATGACCAGAACATGGAAAAACACATACTTTATCTTGTGATCATTTTTATTCTCCACAAATGTCAAATAACTATTTTATACATAGTGTAGTCTAATAAAAATGTAATTTTTTATGGCTGCTCACCTTTTccacttcttggtgtatatggattGAGAGTTTACTCTAGTCTTTATTTATGTTCAAGACTAAAACTTGTACTAGCTGGTTGGtcagcccaaccacttagactggaTGGTAGAGCAATGAGCCCACTTGTTGCAGGTTGgtattcaatccccgacccttcaagtggttgggcaccattcctttactttatcctatcctaaatccttatataccttccaagtgctatatagttgtaatggcttggtgctttctcctgctaATTATCTTGCCTTATTGGTTGATCGGTAAGCTACTATGGTGGTCTTGACCTCCTACAGTTGATAGGCCTCAAGTTCATCAACAAACCAATAATTATAGCTAATTTGGTCAAGGTACATTGATGTACTGTACTTGATTAATAAGATAAATAAGATGGTTTAGTTACTTAAGTTCCAGTTCTATTTAAGGTCTGAGGATTTTTTTAAAGATATTTATTCCAATGAAATTGAAATGTAACACTTACATGTACACATGTGTGTGCAGTAtattgtataaaagttgcatcaAAGAAACAGCAATAACAATGAACTGTAAACAAAAGTCATAGTTTATTTCATCACAGGTAAAAGCTCTTGGTGAACCTACACGCCGTGGAGAAGTCATGTATGTTGGCAAGGTGCACTTCAAGCCAGGCTTATGGGTCGGCATCAAGTATGATGAGCCTCTTGGCAAGAATGATGGAAGGTAAACAAATTTTAACTGGTTTTACTTGTGTATTGCACTTTGTATCTGTGATAAAAAAAATTTAGGTATAAAAGCAGCATTATCCATCTGTATTCTGGATGCTTCCTTGCCATTACAGGTCAGCATTTAGGCAAGTGTAATCAAATCAGTGTAGGAGTTTTAAAGTTTCATGTTCCTAGGTAGCATTTTCTCCATTTGGGAAAAAAGGTTGAAGTGCCATATGTTCAGAGTAGAATTACAAAAATTGTGAAATATATATTAGTAATTAGTTATCAATATACTGAGGAGCTTTTACGTGCATACATAGTTTAAATTCCATTTTACAGCATTGGTGGGAAGCGGTATTTTGATGCACCAATGAAGTATGGAGGTTTCACTCGTCCAGCCTTTTGTGAAGTTGGAGACTTTCCCGTGTTGAACTATGAAGATGACGAGATGTAAGCTTCATAAGCTAGACATTGATGAATTGTATGGATGCTGTTCAATCACTTGGTCATTTGTAATAGTAATTTTATATAATTTGTGGTGCGAGTAGGTTTAATAGAAAGATGAAGAGAAAGATATTTGGTAGCTGGATAATTACTAATAATGTATTGCTGCTCTTGCCTCAGGAAAATGAAGCTGTGTGGGTTTGTTAACTTCCTCATTTCTGATACTGCTGTATTAAAGTCTTCAAACTGTGTTTACAAATGTTAGTGACAGTATAAATATCAGTCAGCTCTCGTGGCATTGGTCATTAAAATTGATTTAATTAGTCTAAAAATATGAATTCAGTATGGAGAAATAATCTTTCTAATAATGTTGTAGTTTATCTCTGTGAACATGTAAGATAATTTGCTTGCAGTTTATTTTGTTGGAAAATTAAGGATGGATATTTCACCTGAAATAAAATTCAAACATTTACAGTTGGCTGAAACTGCAAGTGGGTTTTTAACTGGAGAATAAAattaaattatataatatttttaattgttttaagtGTGTGCACGTACAGTACCATATTTCCCCAGACAGTGCGATTGAAGGTAATGTAATAATTTTATGAGTGCATGTCCAGTCAATCATTCCACACGTCAGTCAGTCAGTCGGTTATAGGAAGTGCTTATTCATATTAGGTTGGTGGTAACTAGTATTAAAAAAAAGGGCAAAACTTCTTTTAAAAATTATGGATCATAAAGAAATAACTTTGTTTAATTTTAGATACTACAATGACTTGAATAAAAATGCCAACTTAAGTATAAGAGACTGAGTGTATGCATTATAACAATAGTCTCATTGGCTAATACCTGTACAGTGATATCCAGCACACAAGTTTCGTAAAGTAGATGTGATATTTTAATCTGTAGGAAGAATATGATCTGGTTGAAACTACCCATAATTGTTTGATTTTCTTTATTGGAAGAATtagaaaaataaattaaaaatgtaGAGGCATCTAATTAAGGAATGTTAAATTTGGATTTTTGGTTTGTGCTGGAAGAATCACTTAAATTAATAGTCATTTAGCAAATTAGGAAATGAAGTTATTGGATCTTGACATCATGCATTTTTTGTGTGATTATAATTAGTAGCTTTATGCATGTACGCATTCAGTCCTTGATCAGATTCACACAAATGATGGATCACATTGTTAATGATttgatatttttatatatttctttATATCTTGGGAGAGCTGTGATGATGATAGGGAAGATAGAAGTTAGCAGCATTAAACATTTAGTTAAGATGCTTAACACTTTAGTGTTCTGGTCCATCACCATGCACCAGATTGTAATCATTCCAGACCacgggcaggtgtgggggctatCTTGAGAATAGTGTATCTCgatatgatttcagggcttagtgtccctgtggcccggtcctcgaccaggcctccattttgttacacccccccaggaaacggctgtctaactcccaggtacctatttactgctaggtgaataggagcatcagggtgaaagaaactctgcccatttgtttcctcctccacccgggatcgaacctggaaccttaggactatgaatcctgagcgctgtccactcagccatcaggccccagTCAAGGCTGGTCAAGTTGATCTCAGTTGTGTCCCTCTATATTTTAGTTGGTCCCCTGATAAGCTCTGCCAACACTGTGCTGGTGTATTTTAAGAGTTTAGTCATGAAAGCACAAATAAAATGGTTAAGGAAGTGATTTTTGGACTTTCCAAGATCAGGTGATGCATTTTAGCATCATCGTTTCGTTTATTGTCAATTACCGATGACCCAAAAAATGAGTCATTGGAATGCTAAAAGGCTAATGGTACACACTTATGACTGGAGCAATACTGCCTGCGAAGTCTTATACTCGGCAAATTTATTGTTTTTTAATATTTGTGACGTGCAGCGAATGTGTGATAATTAGGGCTCGTGACAAGTTATACAGGCATGAGTTAACAATACTAATTTTAGTTATGCAGCATGTATGTACCATGTATGCCTGTATAAATGAGGATCCATGAACAATGCTTGTGATAGTGTTCATCTTGATGAAAGTTGAGCTGTAATTTTAAATAGTAATGTACATTGTACAGTGTACATGTACACGAGACCATGTGAATGCAAGCCAAAGTGCatcttgtgatatatatatacagcattcCCATTTATACATTTTTGTTATAAATTCTCAAGGAGTTATTAAGGTAATGATAAAAATATTTTCTGTTCTCAAATGCTTTCCGATTGAAGTTTTATAGTCTATACAGTATTTTGGTTCCATTCTCATTCATCCTCTCTATCTTTGTAAACATAATACatttatatttatgtattatGTAAGTACTAAATGAACTTGATCTTATCTGATATACTAGGCTCTTAACGAAAG encodes the following:
- the Tbcb gene encoding tubulin-folding cofactor B; the encoded protein is MGDQIQVITAPLVNVRITSNLNSFMSEKRYDRGLTIGDLKGRLELVTGASSGTMVLEAFDENDKLVCSLSDDAALLGSFNVEENYRIHVTDNSKKMGEFEDLSKVEKFELSEEEYSKRNESVRSFLMKNKLGKYNEEEQQKLEEQRKALEREEEEKAKAISVGSRCEVKALGEPTRRGEVMYVGKVHFKPGLWVGIKYDEPLGKNDGSIGGKRYFDAPMKYGGFTRPAFCEVGDFPVLNYEDDEM